Within the Halorhabdus rudnickae genome, the region GGTCCTTCGACGTGACCGAACCCGGCCTCCATCACGGCATCTATCTCGGCGGGGGTCGCCACGTCAGCCTCGACCGCACGCATAGCCTCCGCTTGCAGGGCCAGCTGGAGGCGCCGCGAGAGTAGCCCCGGAACGTCGTGGACGGCGACGGGCGTCTAGCCGAGTTCCCGGACGAACCCGGCGGCGGTCTCGACCGTCCGATTGTCGGTCTGATCGGCGCGGACGATCTCGATCACGCCCGGCTCGCCGTCGGTCGTGACCGTCGATAGCCCCACGGCCCGCCCAGGCCGTTCGAGGCCGACCGCGATCGCTGTCATCTCCGCCCGGTCGACGCAGGTCCCGAGCATGGCGTCGGCACCGATTTCCTCCTCGATCGCGGCCAGTCGGTCCCGAACAGTTTCGATGTCGCCGCCCCGGGTTTCGATCACGACATCGGCCCCGTCGACGGCAGTTTCGAGGTCGGTCGTGCCGTCGATCCGATCGAGGCGGGCCGCAGGCTGGGGCTCGGCGGCCGCGCCGAGTGCCTCCTCGATCGCGTCGATGGCGTCCATGACGGCGGTCGCCTCCGATCCACAGAGGCTGATCGCGGGCGGATCCCCGGCGGCCTCACCGGTCCCGTGTCCGGATCGGGCCGTTCCCGAGACGGCCGCTTTCGCGAACTGTCTGGCAGCCTCCTCGGTGCCGATGATCGCGACGTTCATGGGCAGACAGTCGACGCGATTCCCGATAAGAGTTTGTCCTCACTCACTCACAGCTAGCGGGTGTACGAACGTCTCGGGGTCGACATCGGTCGATTGGAGCGCCCGAAGCCCGTTCAACGCGATCAGCCCGAAGCCGACCTTCGCCACCACGTCGATGTACGTGATGACCAGCGAACTCGTCTCGGCGTCCATCAATCCGTACCCTGTCGGAGCCAGCACCCAGATGATCGGATAGACCAGCCAGAGGACGATGACGAAGTTCCGGAGCTTCCGGTAGAGGCCGGCCTGCACGACCGATAGGTCCTCGGCGCTGTCGGACGCCTCCACGACCAGCAGGTAGACGACGCCGACGAACGCCAGGCTGCCCGCAAGGAAGAATATCTCTTTTAACGGCGTGGCGAGCAGTGCCCCGATGAACCCGAACACAATTGTCGCAGCCTGCAGACCGACCGCCGCCCCGATCACCCGTCGGCTGGCACCGGCTATCACGGCGATGAACAGGACGTGCAGCGGCGTCGTCAGCAACCAGTCGACGTAGCGGGGGATGAACACTGCCGTCCCGGCGCTTGCATCGAGTGCGCCGATCCCGAGTGCCATCAGTCCGTAGGCGACCGTCGCGATGAGCGTGACGATCACCACGTCAGCGTACGTACGGTACCACTCGCGGGGCAGGACGACGAACCCGTAGGCGAGTCCGATGCTTCCCAGTGCCATCCCGAGCGTGCCCAGCGTGAACCAGAGTGTGATGTCGATCTCGATCATGGGTTAGTCCTCCATTGCGGTCGCCGTCCGGGCGTTATCGGCGCCGGAGCGATCGACCTCGAAGCGTGCGAGTAGCGACTCGAGTTCGTCGGATCGCTGGCGTAACTCACCGGCCGACTCAGAGACCTCCGCGATCGAATCGGTCTGTTCGTCGGCCGCCGACGCCACCGTGTCGGCCTCCCTGGTCGTCTGCTGGCTGATCGCCGCGAGGTCGTCGACCATCGTCATCACCTGCTGAGCGGTGTGTGCCTGATCTTCGGTCGCGTCGTCGATTTCCTGGATCCCCCGATCTGCTTCTTCGGCGTGTTCGACGATCGTCTCTAAGGACTCGACGGCTTCAGTGACGGTTTCGACCCCTTCGCTCATCCGTTCACTCGTTGACTCCATCGTCTCGACTGTTTCGCCGGCCTGGTCCTGGATAGCCTCGATACGGGCCTCGATGTCGCCGGCAGCGTCTTTGGTCTCTTCGGCCAGTTCCTTGATCTCGTCGGCGACCACGGCGAAGCCTTCGCCGCCGCCCGAGTGGGCCGCCTCGATCGAGGCGTTGATCGCCAGCATGTTCGTCTGGTCGACGATCTGTGTGATCAGGTCGACGATCTCGCTGATCTCCTCGACGTCGTCGTCGAGTTCGTTGATCGCCTGTCTGGTGCGTTCGGTCTCTTCCTCGATGGCGTTCATCTCCGTGATGGCCTCCTTGGCGGCCTGTTGACCGGTCTCGCCGACCTCGGCGGCCTCCCGGGAGGTGGAAGCGACCTCCTGGGCGGAACTGGCGACTTGCTGGGCCGACGCCGAAAGGTTCTCCATCTCGTCCGCGATGTCCTGGAGGCGCTCGCTCTGTTCGCTGGCGCCGTCGAAGATCTCCTCGATCGACTGGCTGACTTGCTCGCTGGCTTCGCTCACCTGGTCGGCGTTGCGCCGGACCGTGTCACTCGAACGAGCTACCTCGTCGGCGAATGCCTCGACGTCCGCGACAGTCGCCTCGAGAGCCGCGAGCGCCTCGTTGAGCTCTTCCCCGACGGTCTGCATCGCCTCGTTGTCGCTTTCGGGGTCCACTCGGCGGGTGAGATCACCGTCGGCGACATCGTCGAGGACGGCCCCGTACTCGGCGGCTTTGGTCTCCAAGTGTGAAGACAGTGCCTCCATTTCCTCGCGTTCTCGTTCGGCCTCCTTTCGGGCCGATTCGGCGTCCTCTTGGGCGGATTCGGCTTCCTCCCGGGCCGACTCGGCTGCAGCGATCTGCTCGCGTAACGAGTCGCGCATGTCCGAAAGGGCTGCGTACAGCGATCCGATCTCGTCGTCGCGTTCGCTCGTGAGGTCGACGTCGAGATCGCCCCTGCCCATCGCTTCCGCCCGATTGGCCAGCTGTCGGAGAGAAAGCGCCGTGTTCGATCCGACGGTGACGCCGATCAGCCCGAGGTTGATGATCGCCAGCAACACCAGACCGAGCAGGTCGGCGTTGATCTGGTTCGTGAGCGCGTACGCCCGATCGGCGGGCATGTGCGTCATTACCGTCCACTCCAGCGTCGACAGCTTTGCCATCCCCATGACCGTCTCGCCCTCGCGGTCGAAGGCAACGTCGCCGGCCGAGAGGCTTCCGACGTCGTGTCCCGATGTGGTCAAGATCTTGCTCGCATTGGGGTGGGCCACGTACTCGCCTGCCTCATTGACGACGACAGTCGACGTGTCGTTCTCACCGGCGAGTCCTTCCGCGCGTTTCTCCAGGTCGACCATGTAGACGAGTGCGCGGTCCTCGGCCCCCTCGACGGGCGAGATCACGGCGACGATCGGGTGATCGACGATCGGGACCGAGAACGGGTCAGTGACGTGGACGTCGTCGGGTCCATCGAACGTCGGCGGGTCGGTGGCGAATGCGGCACCCTGCTGGGCCGGATCGAGGCCGACCATCTCGTCGCTCGAACTGGTCAGAAATTCCATCTCGGCCGTGTTCAGATAGTGGACGGCGACCACGTCTTTCGGGACGTTCTCGCTCTCGATCATCCGATCGAGAGCCGGCTTGATCCGGTCGACGTCGTCGGACGCAAACACGGGCAGTTTCGATGTCGTCCGCACGTCATCCGTCACGGCCGACACCCACGTGTCGAGGTGGGCAGCCTGGGCGTTGGCCTGACCCGTGAGATCGCGTTCGACATCGTCCCGGAGTTCACCCGATGTCTGCGCGCTGATCACCACGCCAAACGCGAGCATTACGAGGATCGCAAACGCGAGCGCGACACCCAATCGCGCGGTGTATCGCTCGCGGACGATGGCGGGGAGTAAACCAGAGCTATCGCCTGACATTATCGTGTTTCTCGGGGCAGTTGCCCGTAAAGGTCCGCACCCAATTTTCACGGGTGATAACCCGCGGCTGGCCGAATCCAGCTCCGTGACGGTTTCCACGCGGGATCGTTCCGTCGAACACAGTCCGTCGGGGCGGCTATCTGACCCAAACAGTCATTGTGGCTGGCTGTGACCGTCATACCGAACGATGGCGGACGCAGGTGACCACCCCAGTGGGGATCCGTTCGATCCAGTTCGGGAGGTCATGGCGGAGCCCTCGGAGGCGACCGACTCCGTGCCGAGGCTGTTGGGTCTTCTCGACACCGGGGAGCCGACGGTCCGGCTTGCCGGGACGTTCGGACTCTGTCTCGTGGCTGTCGCCGATCCCGATTCGATCCCGACTATCGTCACCCGTCTGGCCGATCGACTCGAGGGAGAGGGTCGCGCCGAAGCGACGGTCGCTTACGAGTACCTCGTTTCGCAGTATCCCCGTCGCGTCGACGAGGTACTGCGAGAGCGCGACGACTCCGGCCAAGCGACCCCTCCCGGTCGCGGGAACGACAGCACGACCGACAGAGACGACGTCGGTCGCGTTCGTCCGCCGGGGGTCGGCGCCTACGATCCGCGGACGGTCGAACCGAACCGGAGTGTCATCGATCCTGCTGATCCACAGCGCCACCCGGAGGCGGACGAGCCCGACTCCCCATCGAACGGACCGGAGACGGCGGCAGATGATCCGTCCGGGCCGACGCCGGGCAGATTCCGATCCGAGCCGACCGACAGACAGCAGTGGAACCGACTGTACGAGCGTCTCTCGGCGATCGTCGACCACAGCCGCTTCGAGGACCTGATGGTCCTCTCCGGACGGACGCGGGATCGGTACGCCGACGTCTCTCGCGTCCTTGCCGTGAAAGATTCTGCGGAACGTGCGATCGCGTTGCGACTGTTCCACCCTCCTCGTGAGGATCGAGACGCTTTCGTCGCGGATCTTTCAGACGCGCTGGCCGAGTGGCGGGCGGTCGGTGACCACTCGAACATCGTGACGGTGTTCGACGTCGGGGACCGTCCACAGCCTTGGGCGGCGACCGAGCCCATTGTCGAGACGCTGGCCGACCGGGCCGGGCGCCTGGAGCCACCCGCTGCCGTCTCGCTCGCGATCGACCTCGCCGATGGCCTGGCCTACGCCCACCAGCACGGCGTGATCCACGGCGGCCTCGATCCGGAGAACGTTGCTCTGCCCGGCGCTGACGAAACGCCGGAAACCGGCGCGCTGGACAACTTCGCCCTGCTGGGCGTCTACCGGTGGTACGTGACACCGGCGACTTGTCTCGACCCTCGCTATGCAGCCCCGGAGTACTACGACCGTCGCTTCGGCCGCATCGACCACGCCACGGACGTCTATCACCTTGGGGCGGTCCTCTATCGGCTCTTGACGGGCCGACCGCCGTTCGTCGGTCCCTTCGACGCGATACGGGAAAGCGTCATGCAGGACGAACCGCCGGAACCGTCGTCAGTGGCCGATCTCCCGAACAGACTGGATCGGATCGTCACCAAGGCAATGGGCAAACACACCCTGGGGCGATACGAAACAATCAATGATCTCCGGGGAGACCTGGCTCGCGTGCACGAGGAGTTGACTACGGATGCTGAGTGACGGCGGCCTGGGCACGGCGTCCGACGTCGCAATCGGGCTGACCGAGATCGGCGGCAATCCGAACCTGACGTTCGTCTACTTCATCGCGTTCGTCCTGATCGGCGCGCTCGGCGTCCGCTTTTGCGTTTACGCGCTCTGGAACCGGCGGGCGAGTGACCTCCCCTCCCAGGCGTCGATCTGGGCGTCGCTCGCGTTGGTCGGCGGCGCCGCGGCGATCTACGGGATCGTCGGCGTCCTCGACATCGTCGTCGATGGGATTCCCTCCGTCCGGACGGCCGTCTTCCTCGGATTCGTCCTCCTGCTCGCGTTGACGATGCGCTCGATCGCCCGCGAGGGCTCGCTCGATAACGCCGACGCTGACGAGGGAAGGGGGTCCGGTCGGGCCGTCGTTGGCGTCTTCGTCATCGCCGTCGTGGGCGTCCTCGTCGGGGAAGTGCTCGGCCTCGAGCGCCGACCGATCGTGGTGCTGGCCGGCGTCGGTGCGATCGTCTTCGCCACCTACGGCTACTGGTACGGCCGGTCACAGCTCTCCCGGTCGATGGTTCAGGGGACGATGCTCGATACGCTGTTGCGTCACCTGCTCCCCGTCCTTGCCTTTGGCGCCGCCGTTCCGGCGATCGAACTGGTGATCCTCGGCGGGATCGACCGCACGATCGTCCTCCACGTCCAGGTCGTCTTCGTCATCATGACCGCGACGGCATTGATGACTGCAAACATCAAACTCCGGCAGAACCTCGCGCGGTTGTGAGCGCCCTGCGATCACGGACAGGCCGCCGGCTCGTCAGCGATGATCCCGTCGACGCCCATTTTCGCCATGTTTTCGGCCCGGCCGGTGTCGTTGACTGTCCAGGGATAGACCGCGAGGTCAGACCGATGGGCGCGCTCAAGCAGCGCGAAGTCGACGAGCCGCCAGTGGGGAGCTAGCCCGGCACAGGAAAGCCCCGCTGCGCGTTCGATCCCGGCCTCCGCCGAATCGTCAACGATCAGTACCGTCGGCAGGTCAGTCTCTTCGCTCGCCGTCGCGATCACGTCCACGTCGAAAGACGACAGCCAGACCTCGTTGTCGACGCCCTTGATGAGTTTACGGACGTCTCTTATCAGCCCGGCCTCTTTCAATTCGAGGTCGAGACCGACGTCTGCAGGGACTGCCTCCAGCACCGATGAAAGCGTCGGGATGCCTTCTCCCGAACCAGCGACGTCGAGATCCGCTAGTTCCGTGGCGGTCAGGTCGTCAACACGGCCCGTCGCGTCGGTCAGGCGTTCGACGGTCTCGTC harbors:
- a CDS encoding 3-hydroxyacyl-CoA dehydrogenase NAD-binding domain-containing protein translates to MNVAIIGTEEAARQFAKAAVSGTARSGHGTGEAAGDPPAISLCGSEATAVMDAIDAIEEALGAAAEPQPAARLDRIDGTTDLETAVDGADVVIETRGGDIETVRDRLAAIEEEIGADAMLGTCVDRAEMTAIAVGLERPGRAVGLSTVTTDGEPGVIEIVRADQTDNRTVETAAGFVRELG
- a CDS encoding protein kinase domain-containing protein, which translates into the protein MADAGDHPSGDPFDPVREVMAEPSEATDSVPRLLGLLDTGEPTVRLAGTFGLCLVAVADPDSIPTIVTRLADRLEGEGRAEATVAYEYLVSQYPRRVDEVLRERDDSGQATPPGRGNDSTTDRDDVGRVRPPGVGAYDPRTVEPNRSVIDPADPQRHPEADEPDSPSNGPETAADDPSGPTPGRFRSEPTDRQQWNRLYERLSAIVDHSRFEDLMVLSGRTRDRYADVSRVLAVKDSAERAIALRLFHPPREDRDAFVADLSDALAEWRAVGDHSNIVTVFDVGDRPQPWAATEPIVETLADRAGRLEPPAAVSLAIDLADGLAYAHQHGVIHGGLDPENVALPGADETPETGALDNFALLGVYRWYVTPATCLDPRYAAPEYYDRRFGRIDHATDVYHLGAVLYRLLTGRPPFVGPFDAIRESVMQDEPPEPSSVADLPNRLDRIVTKAMGKHTLGRYETINDLRGDLARVHEELTTDAE
- a CDS encoding bacteriorhodopsin, which translates into the protein MIEIDITLWFTLGTLGMALGSIGLAYGFVVLPREWYRTYADVVIVTLIATVAYGLMALGIGALDASAGTAVFIPRYVDWLLTTPLHVLFIAVIAGASRRVIGAAVGLQAATIVFGFIGALLATPLKEIFFLAGSLAFVGVVYLLVVEASDSAEDLSVVQAGLYRKLRNFVIVLWLVYPIIWVLAPTGYGLMDAETSSLVITYIDVVAKVGFGLIALNGLRALQSTDVDPETFVHPLAVSE
- a CDS encoding glycerophosphodiester phosphodiesterase, with the translated sequence MRCIAHRGFAGLYPENTLVAVRQAAPTADLIEVDVRRCGSGELVVHHDETVERLTDATGRVDDLTATELADLDVAGSGEGIPTLSSVLEAVPADVGLDLELKEAGLIRDVRKLIKGVDNEVWLSSFDVDVIATASEETDLPTVLIVDDSAEAGIERAAGLSCAGLAPHWRLVDFALLERAHRSDLAVYPWTVNDTGRAENMAKMGVDGIIADEPAACP
- a CDS encoding methyl-accepting chemotaxis protein: MSGDSSGLLPAIVRERYTARLGVALAFAILVMLAFGVVISAQTSGELRDDVERDLTGQANAQAAHLDTWVSAVTDDVRTTSKLPVFASDDVDRIKPALDRMIESENVPKDVVAVHYLNTAEMEFLTSSSDEMVGLDPAQQGAAFATDPPTFDGPDDVHVTDPFSVPIVDHPIVAVISPVEGAEDRALVYMVDLEKRAEGLAGENDTSTVVVNEAGEYVAHPNASKILTTSGHDVGSLSAGDVAFDREGETVMGMAKLSTLEWTVMTHMPADRAYALTNQINADLLGLVLLAIINLGLIGVTVGSNTALSLRQLANRAEAMGRGDLDVDLTSERDDEIGSLYAALSDMRDSLREQIAAAESAREEAESAQEDAESARKEAEREREEMEALSSHLETKAAEYGAVLDDVADGDLTRRVDPESDNEAMQTVGEELNEALAALEATVADVEAFADEVARSSDTVRRNADQVSEASEQVSQSIEEIFDGASEQSERLQDIADEMENLSASAQQVASSAQEVASTSREAAEVGETGQQAAKEAITEMNAIEEETERTRQAINELDDDVEEISEIVDLITQIVDQTNMLAINASIEAAHSGGGEGFAVVADEIKELAEETKDAAGDIEARIEAIQDQAGETVETMESTSERMSEGVETVTEAVESLETIVEHAEEADRGIQEIDDATEDQAHTAQQVMTMVDDLAAISQQTTREADTVASAADEQTDSIAEVSESAGELRQRSDELESLLARFEVDRSGADNARTATAMED